One genomic region from Streptomyces sp. NBC_00457 encodes:
- a CDS encoding ABC transporter permease yields MAVLHAWRAARVTPLGELHTPPRMTAVLIRLVVQVVLVASLWHGLYSHTGTTAGLNESQAVTYAVLAVLASRLRELDQYAGRDTVLQHMHFGTIVYWYLRPLPPQRYYALRALGEQLYGLAWALGGFAVCLAFGVVEPPRSAAVAGVFAVSLLLGQWVLYYVMLVLDQMCFFTIRNNSAMLILIFVQNLLSGVYAPLWFFPDWFLTLSGFLPFQATLSVPLSIYIGRIQLADAGVQLAIQAAWVVVLALFTRWVWRQAARRVISQGG; encoded by the coding sequence GTGGCCGTTCTCCACGCCTGGCGCGCTGCCCGCGTCACCCCGCTCGGCGAGCTGCACACCCCGCCCCGGATGACGGCCGTGCTGATCCGGCTGGTCGTGCAGGTGGTGCTGGTGGCGTCGCTGTGGCACGGCCTGTACTCCCACACCGGCACCACCGCCGGACTGAACGAGAGCCAGGCGGTCACGTATGCCGTGCTGGCCGTACTCGCCTCCCGGCTGCGGGAGTTGGACCAGTACGCGGGCCGGGACACGGTGCTGCAGCACATGCACTTCGGCACCATCGTCTACTGGTATCTGCGCCCGCTGCCGCCCCAGCGGTACTACGCCCTGCGTGCCCTCGGTGAGCAGTTGTACGGGCTGGCGTGGGCGCTGGGCGGATTCGCGGTCTGCCTCGCGTTCGGGGTGGTCGAACCGCCCCGGTCGGCCGCTGTGGCCGGGGTGTTCGCGGTCAGTCTGCTGCTCGGCCAGTGGGTGCTGTACTACGTGATGCTCGTCCTGGACCAGATGTGTTTCTTCACCATCCGCAACAACTCCGCGATGCTGATCCTGATCTTCGTGCAGAACCTGCTGTCCGGGGTCTACGCGCCGCTGTGGTTCTTCCCGGACTGGTTCCTCACGCTGAGCGGTTTCCTGCCGTTCCAGGCGACGCTGAGCGTGCCGCTGTCGATCTACATCGGCCGCATCCAACTGGCCGACGCAGGCGTCCAGTTGGCCATTCAGGCGGCCTGGGTCGTCGTGCTGGCGCTGTTCACCCGGTGGGTGTGGCGGCAGGCCGCGCGGCGCGTTATCTCGCAGGGAGGCTGA
- a CDS encoding ABC transporter permease codes for MSLKAFRIAWRISLLNIRAAMEYRTEFLLNIAAGAIWQVSVIVFATVLLARFTGMGGWDSSDVLLIPAIRMLAHGLFVLVLGRLHFIGRQIQEGMIDVYLTRPMPVYRQVQLAYFPTNAIGDLTVAAGLMVGALSRSHLDWTAGRISYLIAAVLGGMLLEAALFAVMACAALRFPAADYWSRWLEELLGTFGSYPLNVLPKAVGGLLTYGLPLAFVAYFPAAVLTGHGHSTGVPYWLAAASPLLGVLAYLATRLLWRWSLRHYAGVNG; via the coding sequence ATGTCGTTGAAGGCCTTTCGCATCGCGTGGCGTATCTCGCTGCTCAACATCCGCGCCGCGATGGAGTACCGCACCGAGTTCCTGCTGAACATCGCGGCCGGCGCGATCTGGCAGGTGTCGGTGATCGTGTTCGCTACGGTGCTGCTGGCGCGGTTCACCGGGATGGGCGGCTGGGACAGCTCCGACGTGCTGCTGATCCCGGCGATCCGGATGCTCGCGCACGGGCTGTTCGTCCTGGTCCTCGGACGGCTGCACTTCATCGGCCGGCAGATCCAGGAAGGCATGATCGACGTCTATCTGACCCGCCCCATGCCGGTGTACCGCCAGGTCCAGCTCGCCTACTTCCCGACCAACGCGATCGGTGACCTGACCGTCGCGGCGGGCCTGATGGTGGGCGCGCTCAGCCGCAGTCACCTGGACTGGACGGCGGGCCGGATCTCGTACCTGATCGCGGCCGTCCTCGGCGGCATGCTCCTGGAGGCGGCCCTGTTCGCGGTCATGGCCTGCGCCGCGCTGCGCTTCCCGGCCGCCGACTACTGGAGTCGCTGGCTGGAGGAACTCCTCGGCACCTTCGGCAGCTACCCCCTGAACGTCCTGCCGAAGGCAGTGGGCGGCCTCCTGACGTACGGCCTCCCCCTCGCCTTCGTCGCCTACTTCCCGGCCGCCGTCCTCACCGGCCACGGCCACAGCACCGGCGTCCCGTACTGGCTGGCAGCGGCCTCCCCACTGCTGGGCGTCCTGGCGTACCTCGCGACGCGCCTGCTGTGGCGGTGGAGCCTGCGGCACTATGCGGGCGTGAACGGATGA
- a CDS encoding MFS transporter codes for MEDVGGRPLRRSRDFGVFWVAQTLSVLGDSFALIALPLLILQATGSLAAMGLLTAVGGAAAVVAAVFAGAVVDRVDRRKLLIGCDLVRMVLYGVIPVVWLFGPQIWLLYVVLPLCEAVGMLFAVGYVTVVRSLVGTEQLTEANGRLNATAAAAGVLGPLCAGLVAAWSGPATAVGVDAASFGVSAACLVVVRFRGRPGDDDRPKQRTSLWNDLRAGIAFLYGHPVLRSLTVLLCLFSFFTLGLNDLVIYHLKHDLGHDDGTVGTVMAGGALGTIAGSLLVARIRRRLGFGPTWTGAVAVCGLAFAGLGRAQDVPVVAALAAAFLACVAVAGTCSMSLRQEVTPEPLLGRVTSAFWTLQYSAAPLGAAVLTWAAEHQGTAPVALVAGGCCVLIAAAALFTPIRRSRATAG; via the coding sequence TTGGAAGATGTCGGTGGTCGTCCGTTGAGGCGCAGCCGGGACTTCGGGGTTTTCTGGGTGGCGCAGACTCTTTCCGTCCTCGGTGATTCCTTCGCGCTGATCGCGCTGCCGTTGCTGATCCTCCAGGCCACCGGTTCGCTCGCCGCGATGGGGCTGCTGACGGCGGTGGGTGGGGCGGCCGCGGTTGTGGCGGCGGTGTTTGCCGGGGCCGTGGTGGACCGTGTCGACCGGCGGAAGCTGCTGATCGGCTGTGATCTCGTACGGATGGTGCTGTACGGGGTGATCCCGGTGGTGTGGCTCTTCGGGCCGCAGATCTGGCTGCTGTATGTGGTGCTGCCCCTGTGCGAGGCGGTCGGGATGCTGTTCGCCGTCGGCTATGTCACCGTCGTGCGGAGCCTGGTCGGCACCGAGCAACTCACGGAGGCCAACGGCCGGTTGAACGCGACCGCCGCCGCGGCCGGGGTTCTGGGACCGCTGTGCGCGGGCCTCGTCGCCGCCTGGTCCGGGCCCGCCACCGCCGTCGGCGTGGACGCGGCCAGCTTCGGGGTGTCGGCGGCCTGTCTGGTCGTCGTACGGTTCCGGGGGCGCCCGGGTGACGACGACCGGCCGAAGCAGCGCACCAGCCTGTGGAACGACCTGCGCGCCGGGATCGCCTTCCTCTACGGCCATCCCGTGCTGCGGTCGCTGACCGTCCTGCTGTGCCTCTTCAGCTTCTTCACCCTCGGCCTGAACGACCTGGTCATCTACCACCTCAAGCACGATCTCGGCCACGACGACGGCACGGTCGGCACCGTGATGGCCGGCGGCGCTCTCGGTACCATCGCCGGTTCCCTGCTCGTGGCCCGGATCCGCCGCCGGCTCGGCTTCGGGCCGACCTGGACGGGCGCGGTCGCGGTGTGCGGACTCGCCTTCGCCGGGCTGGGCCGGGCGCAGGACGTCCCCGTCGTGGCCGCCCTCGCCGCGGCCTTCCTCGCGTGCGTCGCCGTCGCGGGCACCTGCTCGATGTCCCTGCGCCAGGAAGTGACCCCCGAGCCCCTGCTGGGCCGGGTCACCTCGGCCTTCTGGACCCTCCAGTACTCGGCGGCCCCGCTCGGCGCCGCCGTCCTCACCTGGGCCGCGGAGCACCAGGGCACGGCACCCGTCGCGCTCGTCGCGGGCGGCTGCTGCGTACTGATCGCGGCCGCCGCCCTGTTCACGCCGATTCGGCGGTCACGCGCCACGGCCGGTTGA
- a CDS encoding tetratricopeptide repeat protein, with translation MAEAGVAGADGAGRDTSNQIHDGVYYGLVIQGRNISLQLPAPVTSALFGLPPASRTFTGRDSQVEELLHGLAPGLQGQEAARLALVAGLAGVGKTELVVQTAVQASEKPGWFPGGVLFVDMYGYDTERRLSPAQALHGLLGALGIPVEHIPQELQDRSRLYRSVLAEYARQKQRLLVVIDNASGAEQVEPLLPADGTTVTLLTSRHTFDVGARLYDLEILDEHASVELLRTALSQARGAADTRVTDAPEDALAIARLCAGLPLALRIAAALLADTPSRPLASLSQVLSDVHHRLEELTYESRAVRAALDLSYEQLSEAQARMFRLVALNPGPELSTAAAAHVTAVHQLHAERRLRELVRAHVVEAGAVWGRWRVHDLVRVFAGERAAEEPTTASDVKQLLQYYLERASSADGYVLNLMEPTPEGFTDRPQALAWLDAERDNLLAAATLADTMMHTDIARDLPMALENYLGTHGHPQEWRASAELAIRAAQTLRDQHGEARARVSLSDALRELKAHDEAIAEAHRAAEIFHALGDQPGEGGALRALASALSAAGQHEECLRMSEQAVPLLRQGSNRHIAAVGLMDYGSHLTDVERYDEAIDALMESLATLSQTSKTVKAHALLNLAFALEGAGRRAEAISSFQESIACALETGSGTWETDIAARASASLGELLSVDEQLDQASRYFRQSAALFTKTGNDSLAAEALKELGLTLIDLEQRREEVSGSGFTATTDEGHYQQAADALAEAIALTRRAADSTTEEVRQELANLLITLSGPLVRLDRRDGALNAIREALVILRHLADEDPQVHQPPLAGALDMLAWALAQDDAQLPEALEAAAEAVDIATGLAQKSPQEHAELLQDTVERKAALLGELAKISVYKISHATMSHAKEGLSPMMLERETGLMPSQIAAGTAWLDAYHRSQRSQ, from the coding sequence ATGGCTGAGGCAGGGGTGGCCGGTGCTGATGGCGCTGGCCGGGACACGTCGAATCAGATCCACGATGGCGTGTACTACGGCTTGGTGATCCAGGGGCGGAACATCAGTCTGCAATTGCCTGCTCCGGTCACCTCGGCACTGTTCGGCCTGCCCCCGGCCTCGCGCACCTTCACCGGTCGCGACAGCCAGGTGGAAGAGCTGTTGCACGGGCTGGCTCCCGGTCTGCAGGGGCAGGAGGCGGCGCGCTTGGCGTTGGTGGCGGGCCTGGCCGGGGTCGGCAAGACCGAACTCGTCGTACAGACTGCCGTCCAGGCGTCGGAAAAGCCTGGTTGGTTTCCCGGAGGCGTGTTGTTCGTCGACATGTACGGCTACGACACCGAGCGCCGACTTTCCCCTGCGCAGGCCCTGCATGGTCTGCTTGGCGCGCTGGGCATACCTGTTGAGCACATTCCCCAGGAACTGCAGGACCGTTCGCGCCTCTATCGCAGCGTGCTGGCGGAATACGCCAGGCAGAAGCAGCGCCTCCTGGTCGTCATCGACAACGCCTCCGGCGCAGAGCAGGTCGAGCCTCTGCTGCCCGCCGACGGAACCACCGTGACCCTGCTCACCTCCCGCCACACCTTCGATGTGGGTGCCCGCCTCTACGACCTCGAAATCCTCGACGAGCATGCCTCCGTCGAACTGCTGCGCACGGCCCTCTCCCAGGCTCGCGGTGCCGCCGACACCCGGGTAACCGACGCCCCCGAGGACGCTTTGGCGATCGCCCGGCTGTGCGCGGGCCTCCCCCTGGCCCTGCGCATCGCGGCAGCCCTCCTTGCCGATACGCCCAGCCGCCCCCTCGCTTCTCTTAGCCAGGTCCTGTCCGACGTTCATCACCGGCTGGAGGAGTTGACGTACGAGAGCCGTGCTGTCCGGGCTGCCTTGGATCTGTCGTACGAGCAACTGAGCGAAGCCCAGGCCAGGATGTTCCGATTGGTCGCTCTCAATCCTGGCCCCGAGCTGTCCACCGCCGCAGCCGCTCACGTGACCGCCGTGCACCAGTTGCATGCCGAGCGACGCCTGCGGGAACTCGTCCGCGCCCACGTGGTCGAAGCCGGAGCTGTCTGGGGGCGCTGGCGCGTACACGACCTGGTGCGAGTGTTCGCCGGCGAAAGGGCAGCCGAAGAGCCCACGACCGCAAGCGATGTCAAGCAGCTTCTCCAGTACTACCTGGAGCGCGCTTCAAGCGCCGACGGTTACGTACTCAACCTAATGGAACCGACGCCCGAGGGCTTCACCGATCGACCCCAGGCGCTCGCATGGCTGGACGCAGAACGAGACAACCTGCTCGCCGCAGCGACTCTTGCCGACACGATGATGCACACCGACATTGCCCGGGACCTGCCGATGGCCTTGGAGAACTACCTCGGCACACACGGCCACCCGCAAGAGTGGCGTGCCAGCGCCGAACTCGCCATCCGGGCCGCGCAGACTCTGCGCGATCAGCACGGCGAGGCCCGCGCTCGTGTGTCACTCAGCGACGCACTGCGTGAGCTGAAGGCCCACGATGAAGCCATCGCCGAGGCACACAGGGCCGCGGAGATTTTCCATGCCTTGGGCGACCAACCCGGCGAGGGCGGGGCGCTGCGCGCCCTCGCATCAGCCCTGAGCGCCGCCGGGCAACATGAGGAATGTCTACGAATGTCCGAACAGGCAGTCCCCCTGCTCAGGCAAGGATCCAACCGGCACATCGCCGCGGTAGGACTCATGGATTACGGCTCTCACCTCACCGACGTCGAAAGATACGACGAGGCAATCGATGCCTTGATGGAAAGCCTTGCGACGCTGTCCCAGACCAGCAAGACCGTCAAGGCTCACGCCCTGCTGAACCTCGCCTTTGCACTGGAAGGGGCCGGTCGGCGGGCCGAAGCCATCAGCTCATTTCAGGAGAGCATTGCCTGCGCTCTTGAAACGGGCAGCGGCACCTGGGAAACCGACATTGCAGCGAGAGCATCGGCCAGCTTGGGAGAACTCCTTTCCGTGGATGAACAGCTCGACCAGGCAAGCCGCTACTTCCGGCAGAGTGCCGCCCTCTTCACCAAGACAGGCAACGACAGCCTCGCGGCCGAAGCGCTCAAGGAGCTCGGGCTCACCCTGATCGACCTGGAACAGCGCCGCGAGGAGGTCAGCGGCTCTGGGTTCACCGCGACCACCGACGAGGGGCACTATCAGCAGGCCGCAGACGCGCTCGCCGAAGCAATCGCGCTTACCCGCCGCGCAGCCGACTCCACAACCGAGGAAGTCAGGCAAGAACTGGCCAATCTATTGATCACCCTCAGCGGTCCGCTCGTCCGCCTGGATCGCCGTGATGGCGCTCTGAACGCGATCCGAGAAGCTCTGGTCATTCTGCGTCACCTGGCTGACGAGGACCCACAGGTTCACCAGCCGCCGCTTGCCGGGGCGTTGGATATGCTCGCCTGGGCACTGGCACAGGACGATGCCCAGCTACCCGAAGCGTTGGAAGCGGCCGCAGAGGCAGTCGATATTGCTACTGGCCTGGCCCAGAAAAGCCCCCAGGAGCATGCCGAACTCCTCCAAGACACCGTGGAACGCAAAGCCGCTCTGCTCGGAGAGCTCGCCAAAATATCCGTGTATAAGATCAGCCACGCCACGATGTCGCATGCGAAAGAGGGGCTCAGCCCGATGATGCTTGAGCGGGAGACTGGGCTGATGCCGTCACAGATCGCCGCAGGGACGGCGTGGCTGGACGCGTATCACCGCTCACAGCGGTCTCAGTAG
- a CDS encoding glutaredoxin domain-containing protein translates to MMRAWILPILLVLCGSAVAAGLISKGSPVTAAALLLAFLALAGANSLLIFPRSIGAWEAQRRSAGDGRPVVFWRPGCKYCIRLRIRLGRSARQLHWVNIWRDPAGAATVRAANDGNETVPTVVVAGQPHTKGLQIIKVLLPVPWLVDVVCASRTKSVPNSL, encoded by the coding sequence ATGATGCGCGCTTGGATCCTGCCGATACTGCTTGTGCTCTGCGGCTCAGCCGTCGCGGCTGGGCTGATCTCCAAGGGGAGCCCCGTCACAGCCGCAGCACTCCTGCTGGCGTTCCTCGCGCTCGCCGGCGCCAACTCGCTCCTGATCTTCCCGAGGTCGATCGGCGCATGGGAGGCACAACGCCGCAGCGCGGGCGATGGACGGCCGGTCGTCTTCTGGCGTCCGGGCTGCAAGTACTGCATACGACTGCGCATCCGGCTGGGCCGCAGCGCCCGCCAGTTGCACTGGGTCAACATCTGGCGCGACCCGGCAGGAGCCGCAACGGTGAGGGCAGCCAACGACGGCAACGAGACCGTGCCGACCGTCGTCGTGGCGGGCCAGCCACACACCAAGGGATTGCAGATCATCAAGGTGTTGCTTCCCGTCCCATGGCTCGTTGATGTGGTATGCGCATCCCGGACGAAATCTGTGCCCAACTCACTATGA